Proteins from a genomic interval of Xanthomonas sp. AM6:
- the nuoL gene encoding NADH-quinone oxidoreductase subunit L: MEITLSKSLLIAVVLAPLLGSVIAGLFGRQVGRKGAQLVTILGVAVSCALSCWTLYQLVGQGAAPFNQNVYTFFEVGHYSAHVGFMVDRLTAMMMVVVTFVSLLVHVYTIGYMADDPGYQRFFSYISLFTFSMLSLVMSNNFLQLFFGWEAVGLVSYLLIGFWFKRPSAVFANMKAFLVNRVGDFGFILGIAGVLLWFGTLDYSTVFANATAVLGSEAAGGLAQVQLFQGHPWNVSTIICICLFIGAMGKSAQVPLHVWLPDSMEGPTPISALIHAATMVTAGIFMVARMSPLFELSQTALDFVLLVGATTAFFTGLIGIVQNDIKRVVAYSTLSQLGYMTVALGVSAYSAAVFHLMTHAFFKALLFLAAGSVIIGMHHEQDMRKMGGLRKYMPVTYWTSVIGTLALVGTPFFAGFYSKDTIIEAAQHHAHGAPFWSIASYGYWAVLGGVLVTSFYSFRLLFLTFHGKERFRDAHAHEVHAHNDSAHTDAEAQQAHAHDAHAHDDHAHDDHGHGHHGAHEPHESPWVVTVPLVLLAIPSIAIGFFTIGPMLFGTDWAGHHAAAAIKGQALGFFSGIVDFYNPARDTVGALAEEFHGPVAFALHGLTQPPFFLTLAGFALAWILYLWKPELAAKARKTFSLPVWILENKYGLDKLWINGFAGAGLGLGKVSRAVDTHVVDGVMVNGTARVIDLAANLLRRTQSGFLYHYAFAMIIGLIALLGVLMHFWR; encoded by the coding sequence ATGGAAATCACTCTCTCCAAGAGTCTGCTGATCGCCGTGGTGCTCGCGCCGCTGCTCGGCAGCGTCATCGCCGGCCTGTTCGGCCGCCAGGTCGGCCGCAAGGGCGCCCAGCTGGTCACCATTCTCGGCGTGGCGGTCAGCTGCGCGCTGTCGTGCTGGACCCTGTACCAGCTGGTCGGGCAGGGCGCGGCGCCGTTCAACCAGAACGTCTACACCTTCTTCGAGGTCGGCCATTACTCGGCCCACGTCGGTTTCATGGTCGACCGGCTGACCGCGATGATGATGGTGGTGGTGACCTTCGTGTCGCTGCTGGTGCACGTCTACACCATCGGCTACATGGCCGACGATCCGGGCTACCAGCGTTTCTTCAGCTACATCTCGCTGTTCACCTTCTCGATGCTGAGCCTGGTGATGAGCAACAACTTCCTGCAGCTGTTCTTCGGCTGGGAAGCGGTGGGCCTGGTGTCGTACCTGCTGATCGGCTTCTGGTTCAAGCGCCCGAGCGCGGTGTTCGCCAACATGAAGGCGTTCCTGGTCAACCGCGTCGGCGATTTCGGCTTCATCCTCGGCATCGCCGGCGTGCTGCTGTGGTTCGGCACGCTGGACTATTCCACCGTGTTCGCCAACGCCACCGCCGTGCTCGGCAGCGAGGCGGCCGGCGGCCTGGCCCAGGTGCAGCTGTTCCAGGGCCATCCGTGGAACGTGTCGACGATCATCTGCATCTGCCTGTTCATCGGCGCGATGGGCAAGTCGGCGCAGGTGCCGCTGCACGTGTGGCTGCCCGACTCGATGGAAGGCCCGACCCCGATCTCGGCGCTGATCCATGCCGCGACCATGGTCACCGCCGGCATCTTCATGGTGGCGCGCATGTCGCCGCTGTTCGAGCTGTCGCAGACCGCGCTGGACTTCGTGCTGCTCGTCGGCGCCACCACCGCGTTCTTCACCGGCCTGATCGGCATCGTGCAGAACGACATCAAGCGCGTGGTCGCCTATTCGACGCTGTCGCAGCTGGGCTACATGACCGTGGCGCTGGGCGTGTCGGCGTACTCGGCGGCGGTGTTCCACCTGATGACCCATGCTTTCTTCAAGGCGCTGCTATTCCTGGCCGCCGGCTCGGTGATCATCGGCATGCACCACGAGCAGGACATGCGCAAGATGGGCGGCCTGCGCAAGTACATGCCGGTCACCTACTGGACCAGCGTGATCGGCACCCTGGCGCTGGTCGGCACGCCGTTCTTCGCCGGCTTCTACTCCAAGGACACGATCATCGAGGCGGCGCAGCACCACGCGCATGGCGCCCCGTTCTGGAGCATCGCCAGCTACGGCTACTGGGCGGTGCTCGGCGGCGTGCTGGTCACCAGCTTCTACAGCTTCCGCCTGCTGTTTTTGACCTTCCACGGCAAGGAGCGCTTCCGCGACGCGCATGCGCACGAGGTGCACGCGCACAACGACAGCGCGCACACCGACGCCGAGGCGCAGCAGGCGCATGCGCACGACGCGCATGCCCATGACGACCACGCGCACGACGACCACGGCCACGGCCACCACGGCGCGCACGAGCCGCACGAGTCGCCGTGGGTGGTGACGGTGCCGCTGGTGCTGCTGGCGATCCCGTCGATCGCGATCGGCTTCTTCACCATCGGCCCGATGCTGTTCGGCACCGACTGGGCCGGGCACCACGCCGCGGCGGCGATCAAGGGCCAGGCGCTGGGCTTCTTCAGCGGCATCGTCGACTTCTACAACCCGGCGCGCGACACCGTCGGCGCGCTGGCCGAGGAGTTCCACGGCCCGGTCGCGTTCGCGCTGCACGGCCTGACCCAGCCGCCGTTCTTCCTGACCCTGGCCGGCTTCGCCCTGGCCTGGATCCTGTACCTGTGGAAGCCGGAACTGGCGGCGAAGGCGCGCAAGACGTTCTCGCTGCCGGTGTGGATCCTCGAGAACAAGTACGGTTTGGACAAGCTCTGGATCAACGGCTTCGCCGGCGCCGGTCTGGGCCTGGGCAAGGTGTCGCGCGCGGTGGATACGCATGTCGTGGACGGCGTCATGGTCAACGGCACCGCGCGCGTGATCGACCTGGCGGCCAACCTGCTGCGTCGCACGCAATCCGGTTTCCTCTATCACTACGCCTTCGCGATGATCATCGGTCTCATTGCCCTGTTGGGCGTGCTGATGCATTTCTGGCGTTGA
- the nuoK gene encoding NADH-quinone oxidoreductase subunit NuoK produces the protein MITLGHLLALGAVLFCISLAGIFLNRKNVIVLLMSIELMLLSVNINFVAFSRELGDAAGQLFVFFILTVAAAEAAIGLAILVTLFRTRHTINVAEVDSLKG, from the coding sequence ATGATCACCCTGGGCCACCTGCTGGCGCTCGGCGCGGTGCTGTTCTGCATCAGCCTGGCCGGCATCTTCCTCAACCGCAAGAACGTCATCGTGCTGCTGATGTCGATCGAGCTGATGCTGCTGTCGGTCAACATCAACTTCGTGGCGTTCTCGCGCGAACTCGGCGACGCCGCCGGTCAGCTGTTCGTGTTCTTCATCCTGACCGTGGCCGCGGCCGAGGCCGCCATCGGCCTCGCGATCCTGGTGACGCTGTTCCGTACCCGCCACACGATCAACGTGGCCGAAGTCGATTCGCTGAAGGGCTGA
- a CDS encoding NADH-quinone oxidoreductase subunit J, which yields MDWVNIAFWIFATIAAVSAGAVISVRNSVYAVLCLILTFFSIACVWLLVGAEFLGVTLVLVYVGAVMVLFLFVVMMLDIDTARLRQGWVRYLPVGLVVAVAMLVQMVTLIGVKARTATPFPADNAAAQAADTSNIAWLAKTLFTQFLLPFEFAAIILTVAVVAAVMLTLRKRTGIKTQNPGDQARVKAGDRLRIVKMDAEKPTLHTTPAAAPQEGQP from the coding sequence ATGGATTGGGTAAATATCGCTTTCTGGATCTTCGCCACCATCGCCGCGGTCTCCGCCGGCGCGGTGATCAGCGTGCGCAACTCGGTGTACGCGGTGCTGTGCCTGATCCTGACCTTCTTCTCCATCGCCTGCGTGTGGCTGCTGGTGGGCGCCGAGTTCCTCGGCGTGACCCTGGTGCTGGTCTACGTCGGCGCGGTGATGGTGCTGTTCCTGTTCGTGGTGATGATGCTCGACATCGATACGGCGCGGCTGCGCCAGGGCTGGGTGCGCTACCTGCCGGTCGGGCTGGTGGTGGCGGTGGCGATGCTGGTGCAGATGGTCACCCTGATCGGGGTCAAGGCGCGCACGGCCACGCCGTTCCCGGCCGACAACGCCGCCGCGCAGGCCGCCGACACCTCCAACATCGCGTGGCTGGCCAAGACCCTGTTCACCCAGTTCCTGCTGCCGTTCGAGTTCGCCGCGATCATCCTGACCGTGGCGGTGGTGGCGGCGGTGATGCTGACCCTGCGCAAGCGCACCGGCATCAAGACCCAGAACCCCGGCGACCAGGCGCGGGTCAAGGCCGGCGACCGCCTGCGCATCGTCAAGATGGACGCCGAGAAACCTACGTTGCACACCACCCCGGCCGCGGCACCGCAGGAGGGCCAGCCATGA
- the nuoI gene encoding NADH-quinone oxidoreductase subunit NuoI, with translation MNKVTHYFKSLLLLELLGGLWLTLKYTFRPKYTVLYPMEKFPQSVRFRGLHALRRYPNGEERCIACKLCEAVCPALAITIDSAKREDGTRRTTRYDIDLFKCIYCGFCEESCPVDSIVETHVLEYHFENRGENIVTKPQLLAIGDRLEAEIAERRAADAAFR, from the coding sequence ATGAATAAAGTCACCCATTACTTCAAGAGCCTGCTGCTGCTCGAGCTGCTCGGCGGCCTGTGGCTGACCCTGAAGTACACGTTCCGTCCGAAGTACACCGTGCTGTACCCGATGGAGAAGTTCCCGCAGTCGGTGCGCTTCCGCGGCCTGCACGCGCTGCGCCGCTATCCCAACGGCGAGGAACGCTGCATCGCCTGCAAGCTGTGCGAGGCGGTGTGCCCGGCGCTGGCGATCACCATCGATTCGGCCAAGCGCGAGGACGGCACCCGCCGCACCACCCGCTACGACATCGACCTGTTCAAGTGCATCTACTGCGGTTTCTGCGAGGAGAGCTGCCCGGTCGACTCGATCGTGGAGACCCACGTGCTCGAGTACCACTTCGAGAACCGCGGCGAGAACATCGTCACCAAGCCGCAGCTGCTGGCGATCGGCGACCGGCTCGAAGCCGAGATCGCCGAGCGCCGCGCCGCCGACGCCGCCTTCCGCTGA
- the nuoH gene encoding NADH-quinone oxidoreductase subunit NuoH — MNEMLLNVVDPLHQWFVGLGAIGVVLWIVLKILLIAMPVIISVAFYVVWERKLIGWMHVRHGPMYVGMGIFQAFADVFKLLFKEIIQPSSSHKAMFVIAPLITLAPAFAAWAVVPFDAKLVLSNANAGLLYLLAMTSLGVYGIILAGWASNSKYAFLGAMRSAAQVVSYEIAMGFALVGVMIAAGSLNLSTIVAAQAGNWGFLDWFLVPLFPLFIVYWVSGVAETNRAPFDVVEGESEIVAGHMVEYSGGAFALFFLAEYANMILVSFLVSIFFLGGWLSPIQGWVTADISPWINWIWTGGWPWLLMKVLFFASAYIWFRASFPRYRYDQIMRLGWKVFIPLTIVWIAVTALMVFYGVIQKGV, encoded by the coding sequence ATGAACGAGATGCTGTTGAACGTGGTCGATCCGCTGCACCAGTGGTTCGTTGGCCTGGGCGCGATCGGCGTGGTGCTGTGGATCGTGCTGAAGATCCTGCTGATCGCCATGCCGGTGATCATCTCGGTGGCGTTCTACGTGGTCTGGGAGCGCAAGCTGATCGGCTGGATGCACGTGCGCCACGGGCCGATGTACGTGGGCATGGGCATCTTCCAGGCCTTCGCCGACGTGTTCAAGCTGCTGTTCAAGGAGATCATCCAGCCCAGCAGCTCGCACAAGGCGATGTTCGTGATCGCCCCGCTGATCACCCTGGCGCCGGCGTTCGCGGCGTGGGCGGTGGTGCCGTTCGACGCCAAGCTGGTGCTGTCCAACGCCAACGCCGGCCTGCTGTACCTGCTGGCGATGACCTCGCTGGGCGTGTACGGCATCATCCTGGCCGGCTGGGCGTCCAACTCCAAGTACGCGTTCCTGGGCGCGATGCGCTCGGCTGCGCAGGTGGTCAGCTACGAGATCGCGATGGGCTTCGCCCTGGTCGGCGTCATGATCGCCGCCGGCAGCCTCAACCTGAGCACGATCGTGGCCGCGCAGGCCGGCAACTGGGGCTTCCTCGACTGGTTCCTGGTGCCGCTGTTCCCGCTGTTCATCGTGTACTGGGTGTCCGGCGTGGCCGAGACCAACCGCGCGCCGTTCGACGTGGTCGAAGGCGAGTCGGAAATCGTGGCCGGGCACATGGTCGAGTATTCGGGCGGCGCGTTCGCGCTGTTCTTCCTGGCCGAATACGCCAACATGATCCTGGTCAGCTTCCTGGTCTCGATCTTCTTCCTGGGTGGCTGGCTGAGCCCGATCCAGGGCTGGGTCACGGCGGACATCTCGCCGTGGATCAACTGGATCTGGACCGGCGGCTGGCCGTGGCTGCTGATGAAGGTGTTGTTCTTCGCCAGCGCCTACATCTGGTTCCGCGCCAGCTTCCCGCGCTACCGCTACGACCAGATCATGCGTCTGGGCTGGAAGGTATTCATCCCGCTGACGATCGTGTGGATCGCGGTGACGGCATTGATGGTGTTCTACGGCGTGATCCAGAAGGGCGTGTAA
- the nuoG gene encoding NADH-quinone oxidoreductase subunit NuoG produces MSAQPVNPNVPPDHVTVEIDGQSLVVPKGSMIIQAADKAGIPIPRFCYHEKLPIAANCRMCLVDVEKSPKPSPACATPVMDGMKVATRSEKALKYQRSVMEFLLINHPLDCPICDQGGECELQDVSLGYGRSVSRFNERKRVVADEDIGPLVATEMTRCIQCTRCVRFTADIAGTYELGGMYRGENLQIGTYDGKPLTTELSGNVIDVCPVGALTNKVFQFRARPWELTARESLGYHDAMGSNLFLHVRRGEVLRTVPRDNEAVNECWLSDRDRYSHQGLYAADRATRPLRKIDGQWQEVSWADGLAAAAQILGDHRGDALGVLAHPATSNEEGALLARLADGLGSGNLDHRIGNRDFSDGAVAEPFAVPLAQIEQAEVIVVLGSNLRHELPLLHARIRKARMQRQARVYSINPVDFDFAFDQAGKQIVAPSGFADALADAALREAVQGAAGRAVLIVGALVENHPQAAALRAAARDFAAATGAALCRVPQGANAVGLARLGVLPSARDVAGMFAEPRSAYLLYGIEPGLDFADAGAARAALSGAKVVAFSQFACASTRDVADVILPIGALPEIDATLTNLDGVDQLARAAGKLPDQAREGWRVLRALGGALQLAGFDFTDLAGLRAGVQPRSVSLRGSAQGAAAGEGIEVAATPAIYRTDAVVRRAPALQAHPLNDAPAIRLHPEHAAQLGVAAGQVVRVGNAVGNATLPVVLDPRVAAGVAWIESGHGATAPIGAGRVTVVAA; encoded by the coding sequence ATGAGTGCGCAGCCGGTAAATCCCAACGTTCCGCCGGACCACGTCACCGTCGAGATCGACGGCCAGTCCCTGGTCGTGCCGAAGGGCTCGATGATCATCCAGGCCGCCGACAAGGCCGGCATCCCGATCCCGCGCTTCTGCTACCACGAGAAGCTGCCGATCGCGGCCAACTGCCGCATGTGCCTGGTCGACGTGGAGAAGTCGCCGAAGCCGTCGCCGGCCTGCGCCACGCCGGTGATGGACGGCATGAAGGTCGCCACGCGCAGCGAGAAGGCGCTGAAGTACCAGCGCAGCGTGATGGAATTCCTGCTGATCAACCACCCGCTGGACTGCCCGATCTGCGACCAGGGCGGCGAGTGCGAACTGCAGGACGTGTCGCTGGGCTATGGCCGCTCGGTCAGCCGCTTCAACGAGCGCAAGCGCGTGGTCGCCGACGAGGACATCGGTCCGCTGGTCGCCACCGAGATGACCCGCTGCATCCAGTGCACGCGCTGCGTGCGCTTCACCGCCGACATCGCCGGGACCTACGAGCTGGGCGGCATGTACCGCGGCGAGAACCTGCAGATCGGCACCTACGACGGCAAGCCGCTGACCACCGAGCTGTCGGGCAATGTCATCGACGTGTGCCCGGTCGGCGCGCTGACCAACAAGGTGTTCCAGTTCCGCGCCCGCCCGTGGGAGCTGACCGCGCGCGAATCGCTCGGCTACCACGACGCGATGGGCTCGAACCTGTTCCTGCACGTGCGCCGCGGCGAAGTGCTGCGCACCGTGCCGCGCGACAACGAGGCGGTCAACGAGTGCTGGCTGTCCGACCGCGACCGCTATTCGCACCAGGGCCTGTACGCCGCCGACCGCGCCACCCGGCCGCTGCGCAAGATCGACGGGCAGTGGCAGGAAGTGTCCTGGGCCGACGGCCTGGCCGCGGCCGCGCAGATCCTGGGCGACCACCGCGGCGACGCGCTGGGCGTGCTCGCGCACCCGGCCACCTCCAACGAGGAAGGCGCGCTGCTGGCGCGCCTGGCCGATGGCCTGGGCAGCGGCAACCTGGACCACCGCATCGGCAACCGCGATTTCTCCGACGGCGCCGTGGCCGAACCGTTCGCGGTGCCGCTGGCGCAGATCGAGCAGGCCGAGGTGATCGTGGTGCTGGGCAGCAACCTGCGCCACGAGCTGCCGCTGCTGCACGCCCGCATCCGCAAGGCGCGGATGCAGCGCCAGGCGCGCGTGTACTCGATCAATCCGGTCGATTTCGACTTCGCCTTCGACCAGGCGGGCAAGCAGATCGTGGCTCCGTCCGGTTTCGCCGATGCGCTCGCCGATGCGGCGCTGCGCGAGGCGGTGCAGGGCGCGGCCGGGCGCGCGGTGCTGATCGTCGGCGCGCTAGTCGAGAACCACCCGCAGGCCGCCGCGCTGCGCGCCGCCGCGCGCGACTTCGCCGCCGCCACCGGCGCGGCGCTGTGCCGCGTGCCGCAGGGCGCCAACGCGGTCGGCCTGGCCCGGCTGGGCGTGCTGCCGAGCGCGCGCGACGTGGCCGGCATGTTCGCCGAACCGCGCAGCGCCTACCTGCTGTACGGCATCGAGCCGGGCCTGGATTTCGCCGACGCCGGCGCCGCGCGCGCCGCGCTGAGCGGGGCCAAGGTGGTGGCGTTCAGCCAGTTCGCCTGCGCCTCCACCCGCGACGTCGCCGACGTGATCCTGCCGATCGGCGCGCTGCCTGAGATCGACGCGACGCTGACCAACCTGGACGGCGTGGACCAGCTCGCGCGCGCCGCCGGCAAGCTGCCGGACCAGGCGCGCGAAGGCTGGCGGGTGCTGCGCGCGCTCGGCGGCGCGCTGCAGCTGGCCGGCTTCGACTTCACCGACCTGGCCGGCCTGCGCGCAGGCGTGCAACCGCGCAGCGTGAGCCTGCGCGGTTCGGCGCAGGGCGCGGCGGCGGGCGAGGGCATCGAGGTGGCGGCGACGCCGGCGATCTACCGCACCGATGCGGTGGTGCGCCGCGCGCCCGCGCTGCAGGCGCATCCGCTCAACGACGCGCCGGCGATCCGCCTGCATCCCGAGCACGCTGCGCAACTGGGCGTGGCCGCCGGGCAGGTGGTCAGGGTCGGCAACGCCGTCGGCAACGCGACGCTGCCGGTGGTGCTGGATCCGCGGGTCGCGGCAGGGGTGGCCTGGATCGAATCGGGCCATGGTGCGACGGCGCCGATCGGTGCCGGCCGGGTAACGGTGGTGGCTGCATGA
- the nuoF gene encoding NADH-quinone oxidoreductase subunit NuoF, which translates to MAQHPHASTGPVGPAPLPHQVVYTTLHYDTPWSYESYLKTGGYAALRKILEEKIAPEQVIEMVKQPNLRGRGGAGFPTGLKWSFMPKGAPQKYILCNSDESEPGTCKDRDILRYNPHSVVEGMAIACYATGSTVGYNYLRGEFHHEPFEHFEQALADAYANGWLGKNVLGSGVDIDIYGALGAGAYICGEETALMESLEGKKGQPRYKPPFPANFGLYGKPSTINNTETYASVPAIIRNGPEWFLGLSKTKNGGPKIFSVSGCVQKGGNFEVPLGTTFDELLEMAGGLKPGRTLKAAIPGGVSMPVLKAEQLKGLQMDYDTLRALGTGLGSGAIVVLDDSVCCVKFACRISQFFHKESCGQCTPCREGTGWMHRVLERIVAGKATMDDLHQLRTVAGQIEGHTICAFGEAAAWPIQGFLRQFWDEFEYYIVNGRSIVDQQLEVAA; encoded by the coding sequence ATGGCACAGCATCCCCACGCTTCCACCGGTCCGGTCGGCCCCGCGCCGCTGCCGCACCAGGTGGTGTACACCACGCTGCACTACGACACCCCGTGGTCGTACGAGAGCTACCTGAAGACCGGCGGCTACGCCGCCCTGCGCAAGATCCTCGAAGAGAAGATCGCGCCGGAGCAGGTGATCGAGATGGTCAAGCAGCCGAACCTGCGCGGCCGCGGCGGCGCCGGTTTCCCGACCGGCCTGAAGTGGTCGTTCATGCCCAAGGGCGCGCCGCAGAAGTACATCCTGTGCAACTCGGACGAGTCCGAGCCGGGCACCTGCAAGGACCGCGACATCCTGCGCTACAACCCGCACTCGGTGGTGGAGGGCATGGCCATCGCCTGCTACGCCACCGGCAGCACGGTGGGCTACAACTACCTGCGCGGCGAGTTCCACCACGAGCCGTTCGAGCACTTCGAGCAGGCCCTGGCCGATGCCTACGCCAACGGCTGGCTGGGCAAGAACGTGCTGGGCAGCGGCGTGGACATCGACATCTACGGCGCGCTCGGCGCCGGCGCCTACATCTGCGGCGAAGAGACCGCGCTGATGGAGTCGCTGGAAGGCAAGAAGGGCCAGCCGCGCTACAAGCCGCCGTTCCCGGCCAATTTCGGCCTGTACGGCAAGCCGTCGACGATCAACAACACCGAGACCTACGCCTCGGTGCCGGCGATCATCCGCAACGGCCCGGAATGGTTCCTGGGTCTGAGCAAGACCAAGAACGGCGGGCCGAAGATCTTCTCGGTGTCCGGCTGCGTGCAGAAGGGCGGCAACTTCGAGGTGCCGCTGGGCACCACCTTCGACGAGCTGCTGGAGATGGCCGGCGGGCTGAAGCCGGGCCGCACGCTGAAGGCGGCGATCCCGGGCGGCGTGTCGATGCCGGTGCTCAAGGCCGAGCAGCTCAAGGGCCTGCAGATGGACTACGACACCCTGCGCGCGCTCGGCACCGGCCTGGGGTCGGGCGCCATCGTGGTGCTGGACGACAGCGTGTGCTGCGTCAAGTTCGCCTGCCGCATCTCGCAGTTCTTCCACAAGGAGTCCTGCGGCCAGTGCACCCCGTGCCGCGAAGGCACCGGCTGGATGCACCGCGTGCTGGAGCGCATCGTCGCCGGCAAGGCGACGATGGACGACCTGCACCAGCTGCGCACCGTCGCCGGGCAGATCGAGGGCCACACCATCTGCGCCTTCGGCGAAGCCGCGGCGTGGCCGATCCAGGGCTTCCTGCGCCAGTTCTGGGACGAATTCGAGTACTACATCGTCAACGGTCGTTCGATCGTCGACCAGCAACTGGAAGTGGCCGCATGA
- the nuoE gene encoding NADH-quinone oxidoreductase subunit NuoE, which produces MKATGNFEAARDVDPMVVLSDKTRAHIDHWLAKFPPDRKRSAVLQGLHAAQEQNQGWLTDELIAGVAKYLELPPVWAYEVASFYSMFETEKVGRNNVAFCTNISCWLNGAEDLVAHAEKKLGCKLGQSTADGRVYLKREEECLAGCAGAPMMVINGHYHEHLTKDKVDALLDGLE; this is translated from the coding sequence ATGAAGGCGACAGGTAATTTCGAGGCGGCGCGCGACGTCGATCCGATGGTGGTGCTGAGCGACAAGACGCGCGCGCACATCGATCACTGGCTGGCCAAGTTCCCGCCGGACCGCAAGCGTTCGGCGGTGCTGCAGGGCCTGCACGCGGCGCAGGAGCAGAACCAGGGCTGGCTGACCGACGAGCTGATCGCCGGCGTGGCCAAGTACCTGGAGCTGCCGCCGGTGTGGGCCTACGAGGTCGCCAGCTTCTACTCGATGTTCGAGACCGAGAAGGTCGGCCGCAACAACGTCGCCTTCTGCACCAACATCAGCTGCTGGCTCAACGGCGCCGAGGACCTGGTCGCGCACGCGGAGAAGAAGCTCGGCTGCAAGCTGGGCCAGTCCACCGCCGACGGCCGCGTCTACCTCAAGCGCGAAGAGGAATGCCTGGCCGGCTGCGCCGGCGCGCCGATGATGGTGATCAACGGCCACTATCACGAGCACTTGACCAAGGACAAGGTCGACGCGCTGCTGGACGGGTTGGAGTAA
- a CDS encoding NADH-quinone oxidoreductase subunit D, giving the protein MSEYQQAHDAFASNPAESKQEIRNYTMNFGPQHPAAHGVLRLILEMDGETVVRADPHIGLLHRGTEKLAESKPFNQSIGYMDRLDYVSMMCNEHAYVRAIETLMGIEAPERAQYIRTMFDEITRILNHLMWVGSNGLDLGAMAVMLYAFREREELMDCYEAVSGARMHATYYRPGGVYRDLPDRMPKYKESRWHKGNALKRLNAAREGSLLDFLEDFTNTFPGRVDEYETLLTDNRIWKQRTVGIGVVTPEQAYGWGMTGAMLRGSGIEWDLRKKQPYAKYDAVDFDIPVGTNGDCYDRYLVRVAEMRESNRIIQQCVKWLKANPGPVMVENFKVAPPKRADMKDDMEALIHHFKLFSEGYCVPAGETYCAVEAPKGEFGCYLASDGANKPFRVHLRAPGFAHLSSMDAIVRGHMLADVVAMIGTYDLVFGEVDR; this is encoded by the coding sequence GTGAGCGAGTACCAGCAGGCGCACGACGCCTTCGCCAGCAATCCTGCCGAGAGCAAGCAGGAGATCCGCAACTACACCATGAACTTCGGCCCGCAGCATCCGGCCGCGCATGGCGTGCTGCGCCTGATCCTGGAGATGGACGGCGAGACCGTGGTCCGCGCCGATCCGCACATCGGCCTGCTGCACCGGGGCACCGAGAAGCTGGCCGAGTCCAAGCCGTTCAACCAGTCGATCGGCTACATGGACCGCCTGGACTACGTGTCGATGATGTGCAACGAGCACGCCTACGTGCGCGCGATCGAGACCCTGATGGGGATCGAGGCGCCCGAGCGCGCGCAGTACATCCGCACCATGTTCGACGAGATCACCCGCATCCTGAACCACCTGATGTGGGTCGGCTCCAACGGCCTGGACCTGGGCGCGATGGCGGTGATGCTGTACGCGTTCCGCGAGCGCGAGGAGCTGATGGACTGCTACGAGGCGGTCTCCGGCGCGCGCATGCACGCGACCTACTACCGGCCCGGCGGCGTCTACCGCGACCTGCCGGACCGCATGCCCAAGTACAAGGAATCGCGCTGGCACAAGGGCAACGCGCTCAAGCGGCTCAACGCCGCGCGCGAAGGCTCGCTGCTCGACTTCCTGGAAGACTTCACCAACACCTTCCCGGGCCGCGTCGACGAGTACGAGACCCTGCTCACCGACAACCGCATCTGGAAGCAGCGTACCGTCGGCATCGGCGTGGTCACCCCGGAGCAGGCCTATGGCTGGGGCATGACCGGCGCGATGCTGCGCGGCTCGGGCATCGAGTGGGACCTGCGCAAGAAGCAGCCGTACGCCAAGTACGACGCGGTCGATTTCGACATCCCGGTCGGCACCAACGGCGACTGCTACGACCGCTACCTGGTGCGCGTGGCCGAGATGCGCGAATCCAACCGCATCATCCAGCAGTGCGTGAAGTGGCTCAAGGCCAACCCCGGCCCGGTGATGGTCGAGAACTTCAAGGTGGCGCCGCCCAAGCGCGCCGACATGAAGGACGACATGGAAGCGCTGATCCACCACTTCAAGCTGTTCAGCGAAGGCTACTGCGTGCCGGCCGGCGAGACCTATTGCGCGGTCGAGGCGCCGAAGGGCGAGTTCGGCTGCTACCTGGCTTCCGACGGCGCCAACAAGCCGTTCCGCGTGCACCTGCGCGCGCCGGGCTTCGCCCATCTGTCCTCGATGGACGCGATCGTGCGCGGGCACATGCTGGCCGACGTGGTGGCGATGATTGGTACCTATGATCTGGTGTTTGGTGAGGTCGACCGATGA